From Camelina sativa cultivar DH55 chromosome 5, Cs, whole genome shotgun sequence:
ATCAGCTGGAGATTGTTCGATGCAGCTCTTTGAATCTCCTTCAGTTTCGACTCGAGAAGTGAAATGTTGTTGAGTATGTGTGATGGTTCAAAGAAGGTGCTGCTTATTGTGTTCTTGCTTAAGAAGACTCCCAAATGCTCACACTTTTGAGTGAGCTCGTTTATGAACTTGGGGATAGTAGATTTCTGATCCGAGCTGCCTCCAATACTCATCAAAGCCCATCTCTCGATTCGTGATCCTTTGAAAACTTTACATTCTTTAAGGTTCTTTGGACGGTCAAGTTTAAGCTTTGGAGGCTGAAGTATTCTTCCTTTGAGTAATGTCATTCCTTTCGAAACCTCGAGGTTGAACTCTCTTGTTTGGTTTCCGCTGTCAAaccgaagaaacaaaaaagattaacCGATGTTTTTAGTACTCGAATATAGAAACTAGGATTAACTAAATTACCTTGATGGACCAACCGATCCTGCCATAACCTTATCAATAATAGCTTTCCTTTCATTTGGTTTTTGGCAACCCATTTTCATAATCTTTGCAGCTTGATCATCTGAAAGCTTCCCAAGAAACTTTTGACCTTCACAAATCATACATAGTTCCATAGGAAGGTAACAAGGTCTCGCCCTACTAATCTGCAGACACGGCAAGTTCTTGTACTGAATCTCGTAACCATAATGATCTTTAAAGTAGCTCATAACCCTTAAATGCTTCCCATCTCTATCCGGAAACCATAACTTCTCTGTAATCTCCTCTGTTAACCCGTAAACACGATACCTTTGAACTGTTTCTCTATGGCAAACAAAGACTCTTATGTTCGTAAGTGCTTTCTCcacttctctcttttcctcCAGACTCAATTCTTTACCTTTGTTCCTAGGAAGATCCTTGAGAAACTCAAGCCGCTTCTGCAAGTAAGCTATTACTCCAATGCTTTCATGGAAAGCTGTGATTGAGAGATCCATGTTAAGAGCTAAACCTTGCTGAGTCTGTCTAAGACTCTGGAAGAACCCTCTGAGTCCAACAGCTCCTCCACCAATCTCTTTTGAACCACCCATAGAACTTGAGTAAAACGATCTTCCAATCGATGTACACTTCTCCATTGGATTCTCCCTCAAGATAACATCAAGAGCATGAATGTATTCTGGAGGCAGAGGAGCCcaatcttctccttcctttCTCTGTTCCTTCTTCCCATCAAACTTGGACACAAGCCTCATATTAACCCTAAACAGTTTATCAATCTTCTTCGGAGGTTGCTTCTCTCGCAAGTCACCGGAACTCATCACAGCTTTGCAAGTTGGCATAGGGAGATTAACAAAGAACTCAAGCCTATCGTCCTGAAACTCAACAGGGCTGTAAATGTTTTTCCTACCGTCAAAAGCCGGAACAACACCAGAGAAACTATTCCGTTCTGTCTCCACCAGCTTCTGTTTGATCATCCGAGCAATTTCTTTTGAAGGCTGCGGAGAGATCTCAACGTTGTAATGGTAAATCCTCTGCAAAGGATCGAACTTGACAAGAAAATGGTTAGCGAGAAGGTAAATGACAGAGCCTTCTTGACCACCAAAGTCTGGTCTTTTAGCAACCACTAATGATGCTGCTGCTTCTGTTGTTGCTATGGAGCCACTCACTTTGTTGTTGGCTTTATGTTCAGAAacttgtatcttcttcttctgatgttgttgttgctgcttccTCTCCACAACTGTTGatacagaagaagcaaaaaaaatgggTGAGTCAAAGTCAAATTAAactttaattgtatttttgattgaaacacaaaaagatgcaaatgaATCAGTACCTGTAGAGAGTATTAAAGCAGACAGAGAGTTTGTTTTCAGACATTAAacacattaaaaagaaaagagaacatTTAAAGAAAAGTGAATATTATTGTAAGTACAGAGGGATATGAGTAAGGAGGACCATTTAGACATTTACACAAATACTACTACTAGAGAGTCTGTGTGGGAAATcacaccaaaacaaagaaagaacaacaacaagagataGCCTTGAAAACCTCgtccaataaaaaataaagacataGGTGAGGATCCTAAACCTTTTAAGACAAAAGAACCAATACAtgcaaacaagaaagaagaagaagaagaaaccaagaacaagaaaaagacaGTTTAGTTACCTTGAGAAACAGGGAGAGATTTGTTGAAACGGGTCATTGAGTGAggtgaaggaggaggaagaggaagtagaggaggaagaggaggaggaggaggatgaggaagaagaggaggaggaggaggaggaagagagttGTGAAATTGAGAGTAGAAGTAGCAGTAGTAATAATAGTAGTAGCTGGACTGAAGACTGAGGTTTTGGTGAGAAGAAGGGTGCAAGAGAAAAGGAGGAGGATTGGTTTGAACATGGTGATAAGGCTTGTGGAGAAGAGGTGTACTTGATTTGGAATTGGAGATATGTTTTGTActgttatgatgatgatgatgatgatgatgactttgagTTTTAGTTTTATCTTCCATGGCTGAGGAGAAAAAAAgctgtgaaagagagagagacctttgGCTTTGGCaaaacagaagagagagagatagagaaggtgtgagtgagtgagtgtgggtttatgagagagagagagagagagagagagagagagaagataaaaTAAGGCAGAAAGGTATTGTCTGGGTTGTTGGTCAGGCCTCAGGGAAAGGTCAAAGTcccctctgtttttttttcttttctgccccaaccaaaataataaaatgatgttatTTAATACTTATGTTGTCATAAATACGTACGCTCTAATTGttggtaattaaaaataaaaaattaaagatctaTAGTGTTACTTTAAACTCTTTAAGacatatttataacaaatttgatatcGTTCTTGATTAAAACTATAGTACttcttgattatatataaacGCAATGTAGTGATTACCAATGTTGTTGGTTGAGACATTcatatatgatttctttttcaaCGGCGTAAATGATTACTTTATGGTTTTCGTAAACCCCAAGTtgtaaacatgttt
This genomic window contains:
- the LOC104788004 gene encoding protein argonaute 7: MEDKTKTQSHHHHHHHHNSTKHISNSKSSTPLLHKPYHHVQTNPPPFLLHPSSHQNLSLQSSYYYYYYCYFYSQFHNSLPPPPPPLLPHPPPPPLPPLLPLPPPSPHSMTRFNKSLPVSQVVERKQQQQHQKKKIQVSEHKANNKVSGSIATTEAAASLVVAKRPDFGGQEGSVIYLLANHFLVKFDPLQRIYHYNVEISPQPSKEIARMIKQKLVETERNSFSGVVPAFDGRKNIYSPVEFQDDRLEFFVNLPMPTCKAVMSSGDLREKQPPKKIDKLFRVNMRLVSKFDGKKEQRKEGEDWAPLPPEYIHALDVILRENPMEKCTSIGRSFYSSSMGGSKEIGGGAVGLRGFFQSLRQTQQGLALNMDLSITAFHESIGVIAYLQKRLEFLKDLPRNKGKELSLEEKREVEKALTNIRVFVCHRETVQRYRVYGLTEEITEKLWFPDRDGKHLRVMSYFKDHYGYEIQYKNLPCLQISRARPCYLPMELCMICEGQKFLGKLSDDQAAKIMKMGCQKPNERKAIIDKVMAGSVGPSSGNQTREFNLEVSKGMTLLKGRILQPPKLKLDRPKNLKECKVFKGSRIERWALMSIGGSSDQKSTIPKFINELTQKCEHLGVFLSKNTISSTFFEPSHILNNISLLESKLKEIQRAASNNLQLIICVMEKKHKGYGDLKRIAETRIGVVTQCCLYPNITKLSSQFVSNLALKINAKIGGSMTELYKSIPSHIPRLLRPDEPVIFMGADVTHPHPFDDCSPSVAAVVGSINWPEANRYVSRMRSQTHRQEIIQDLDLMVKELLDDFYKAVNKLPNRIIFFRDGVSETQFKKILQEELQSIKAACSKFQDYNPSITFAVVQKRHHTRLFRCEPDHENIPQGTVVDTVITHPKEFDFYLCSHLGVKGTSRPTHYHILWDENEFTSDELQRLVYNLCYTFVRCTKPISIVPPAYYAHLAAYRGRLYIERSSESNGGGSMNHHPSSVSRVGPPKTIPLPKLSDNVKNLMFYC